One part of the Quercus lobata isolate SW786 chromosome 7, ValleyOak3.0 Primary Assembly, whole genome shotgun sequence genome encodes these proteins:
- the LOC115951972 gene encoding GDSL esterase/lipase At2g38180-like, whose protein sequence is MYMRVRTNESCQQYSEACLELCREVDIKAIDLWTAIQKKDGWATACFADGIYLSVEGSKIMVEIMKILRDADQEPSLHWKSLPTEFEQTLFVFTSPCIQNLDGVNRNRHKSLEHLDEGDREADVGGVREPEGKGVQSSNGYHRFEELGF, encoded by the exons atgtatat GAGGGTGCGAACAAATGAGTCTTGCCAACAATATTCAGAAGCTTGTTTAGAACTGTGTCGAGAGGTGGACATTAAGGCTATTGATCTTTGGACTGCAATTCAGAAAAAGGACGGTTGGGCAACTGCTTGCTTCGC GGATGGAATTTATTTATCAGTTGAGGGGAGCAAGATAATGGTGGAGATAATGAAGATTCTTAGAGACGCAGACCAAGAACCAAGCCTGCACTGGAAGTCATTGCCAACTGAATTTGAACAG ACACTCTTTGTTTTCACCTCTCCCTGTATTCAAAACCTCGATGGAGTAAACCGCAATCGGCATAAGAGCCTTGAGCATTTGGATGAAGGAGACAGAGAGGCAGATGTAGGTGGAGTTAGAGAACCAGAGGGAAAGGGAGTACAGAGCTCCAATGGGTACCACAGATTTGAG gaactGGGTTTTTAG
- the LOC115952542 gene encoding GDSL esterase/lipase CPRD49-like isoform X1 — protein sequence MVGPIRPQFVLFGSSIVQLSYSDEGWGAILADIYARKADVLLRGYNGWTSRHALQVLDQVFPKDAAVQPSLVIVYFGGNDSMRSHPSAVSPQVPLPEYVENMRNIAIHLKSLSEKTRIIFLSAPPVNEARIREIYSDTMAKVRTNESCQQYSEACLELCREMDIKAIDLWTAIQKKDGWATACFTDGIHFSAEGSKIVVKEIMKVLREADWEPSLHWKSLPIEFEQVFVPEAEFREILDEKTILKLSEAIFLRQMKWE from the exons ATGGTTGGGCCAATTAGACCTCAATTTGTGCTGTTTGGTTCATCCATAGTTCAACTCAGTTACAGTGACGAAGGATGGGGTGCTATTCTTGCTGACATATATGCACGTAAG GCAGATGTTTTGTTGCGAGGATACAATGGTTGGACTTCGAGGCATGCTCTACAGGTTTTGGATCAAGTTTTTCCAAAG GATGCTGCTGTACAACCTTCTTTGGTGATAGTCTACTTTGGTGGTAATGATTCAATGCGCTCTCACCCATCTGCTGTAAGCCCTCAAGTCCCACTTCCTGAATATGTTGAAAATATGAGGAATATAGCAATCCATCTGAAG AGCCTTTCAGAGAAGACTCGCATTATCTTTCTTAGTGCTCCTCCTGTCAATGAAGCAAGAATTCGAGAAATATATAG TGATACAATGGCAAAGGTGCGAACAAATGAGTCTTGCCAGCAATATTCAGAAGCTTGTTTAGAACTGTGTCGAGAGATGGACATTAAGGCTATCGATCTTTGGACTGCAATTCAGAAAAAGGATGGTTGGGCAACTGCTTGCTTCAC GGATGGAATTCATTTCTCAGCTGAGGGGAGCAAGATAGTGGTGAAGGAGATAATGAAAGTTCTTAGAGAGGCAGACTGGGAACCAAGTCTACATTGGAAGTCATTGCCAATTGAATTTGAACAAGTTTTTGTACCTGAGGCTGAATTTCGAGAGATTTTGGATGAGAAGACCATATTAAAACTCTCTGAGGCTATCTTCCTAAGACAGATGAAGTGGGAATAG
- the LOC115952542 gene encoding GDSL esterase/lipase At2g38180-like isoform X2 produces MVGPIRPQFVLFGSSIVQLSYSDEGWGAILADIYAHVLLRGYNGWTSRHALQVLDQVFPKDAAVQPSLVIVYFGGNDSMRSHPSAVSPQVPLPEYVENMRNIAIHLKSLSEKTRIIFLSAPPVNEARIREIYSDTMAKVRTNESCQQYSEACLELCREMDIKAIDLWTAIQKKDGWATACFTDGIHFSAEGSKIVVKEIMKVLREADWEPSLHWKSLPIEFEQVFVPEAEFREILDEKTILKLSEAIFLRQMKWE; encoded by the exons ATGGTTGGGCCAATTAGACCTCAATTTGTGCTGTTTGGTTCATCCATAGTTCAACTCAGTTACAGTGACGAAGGATGGGGTGCTATTCTTGCTGACATATATGCAC ATGTTTTGTTGCGAGGATACAATGGTTGGACTTCGAGGCATGCTCTACAGGTTTTGGATCAAGTTTTTCCAAAG GATGCTGCTGTACAACCTTCTTTGGTGATAGTCTACTTTGGTGGTAATGATTCAATGCGCTCTCACCCATCTGCTGTAAGCCCTCAAGTCCCACTTCCTGAATATGTTGAAAATATGAGGAATATAGCAATCCATCTGAAG AGCCTTTCAGAGAAGACTCGCATTATCTTTCTTAGTGCTCCTCCTGTCAATGAAGCAAGAATTCGAGAAATATATAG TGATACAATGGCAAAGGTGCGAACAAATGAGTCTTGCCAGCAATATTCAGAAGCTTGTTTAGAACTGTGTCGAGAGATGGACATTAAGGCTATCGATCTTTGGACTGCAATTCAGAAAAAGGATGGTTGGGCAACTGCTTGCTTCAC GGATGGAATTCATTTCTCAGCTGAGGGGAGCAAGATAGTGGTGAAGGAGATAATGAAAGTTCTTAGAGAGGCAGACTGGGAACCAAGTCTACATTGGAAGTCATTGCCAATTGAATTTGAACAAGTTTTTGTACCTGAGGCTGAATTTCGAGAGATTTTGGATGAGAAGACCATATTAAAACTCTCTGAGGCTATCTTCCTAAGACAGATGAAGTGGGAATAG
- the LOC115952542 gene encoding GDSL esterase/lipase CPRD49-like isoform X3, producing MHADVLLRGYNGWTSRHALQVLDQVFPKDAAVQPSLVIVYFGGNDSMRSHPSAVSPQVPLPEYVENMRNIAIHLKSLSEKTRIIFLSAPPVNEARIREIYSDTMAKVRTNESCQQYSEACLELCREMDIKAIDLWTAIQKKDGWATACFTDGIHFSAEGSKIVVKEIMKVLREADWEPSLHWKSLPIEFEQVFVPEAEFREILDEKTILKLSEAIFLRQMKWE from the exons ATGCAC GCAGATGTTTTGTTGCGAGGATACAATGGTTGGACTTCGAGGCATGCTCTACAGGTTTTGGATCAAGTTTTTCCAAAG GATGCTGCTGTACAACCTTCTTTGGTGATAGTCTACTTTGGTGGTAATGATTCAATGCGCTCTCACCCATCTGCTGTAAGCCCTCAAGTCCCACTTCCTGAATATGTTGAAAATATGAGGAATATAGCAATCCATCTGAAG AGCCTTTCAGAGAAGACTCGCATTATCTTTCTTAGTGCTCCTCCTGTCAATGAAGCAAGAATTCGAGAAATATATAG TGATACAATGGCAAAGGTGCGAACAAATGAGTCTTGCCAGCAATATTCAGAAGCTTGTTTAGAACTGTGTCGAGAGATGGACATTAAGGCTATCGATCTTTGGACTGCAATTCAGAAAAAGGATGGTTGGGCAACTGCTTGCTTCAC GGATGGAATTCATTTCTCAGCTGAGGGGAGCAAGATAGTGGTGAAGGAGATAATGAAAGTTCTTAGAGAGGCAGACTGGGAACCAAGTCTACATTGGAAGTCATTGCCAATTGAATTTGAACAAGTTTTTGTACCTGAGGCTGAATTTCGAGAGATTTTGGATGAGAAGACCATATTAAAACTCTCTGAGGCTATCTTCCTAAGACAGATGAAGTGGGAATAG